The bacterium DNA segment GGAACAAGCACAAATAAATCCCGCCTCTTTGACCATTTCCTTTACTTCTTCATTGAAATCACCAAAAGGATAGCAAAAAACAGCCACAGGTTTCCCCAATTTTTGCTCTATTTCTTCTTTGGAAGCCGTTATCTCATATCTGGCCTGTTTCGGATCTATCCTGGTTAAAGGAGGGTGAGTTAAGGTATGGGCCCCAAATTCAATCCCGCCGGTATCCATTTCAGCCACCTGTTCCCAGGAAACAGGCAGGCTACGTTCCCAATTTCCCTGCCGCCAATCTATTCGCTGGGAGAGATTATTAACAACGGCCTTGGCCTCTTTGTCATCTAATCTCTTTAGAAGACTCATCAAGTTTTGGAGAAGCTCTATCCGTTGGCTGAAAGTCTCCAGCTTAGCCTGAGTAAGTATCTCCCTAACTTCTTTCGGATAGGCAGGATTAGCGGCTTCTTGATTTATCTCTGATAAACCGGCCCTTCTGACTATCTCCGCCAGTTCATCTCGCCAGGTAATAACTCTTGGTCCTGTATAGCTAGGATTGATGAAAACAGTGGCCTTGGCTCCATACTCTTGGAGAATAGGATAAGCCAGGGTAAAGACATCTTCATAACCATCATCAAAGGTGATAACTACAGACAGAGGCGGCAGCCCACCCTCTCCTTTAAGGCAAGTGGCAGCTTCTTTTAAGGAGATAATTTGATGCCTTTGGGAAAGATAGCGAATCTGGCGCTCAAAATCTTTAACCCTTACCCCAACCTCAAAAGGAAAAGCCTCTTCTCCTTTTTTGAAGTTACTTATCCGGTGGTACTTAAGGACAAAGACCTTTCTTTCTCGGCTTAGCCTGGAGTATATAAATTGGAGAAGGAAAAGGGCCCCACTGTAAAAAAGGCAGGCGCTCCAGGTAATCTTGAATACGTCCCTTATCCACCGGCGGATGGCGGATGGCGGCTTGCGGATTAAATACATTCTTTTTGGGCAGCGTGAACGGCTGGCTAGCTAATTAATCTAAACATCTTGCTGCCTTCTCTATCCTTCAGGTATTCATCTATATATTTCTGCATCATCCCAAATTTATCTTCGTAATACTTGTAGGCCACCTCATCCAGCCTGTCGTAACCCCACAAATTAACATAATATCCCTGGGTAGCCGTATGATAGATTGATTTTTGATGACAAGTAGGTTCTATCTCCTGGTTTTTCCCGGCGGCTTTCATATCCTTTGAATCGACTATTCCCATCTCAAACAAGATTCTATCGGTGTCCAGAGGCTCATCGAATACCGGAGAACTGTACTTGACGCCGTAGGTCGCGTAGAATTTTTTATGGAATTGCATAAACCTTAGAGTTTCAGAGGGGTATGTTCTCTCCCTGGCTCGATTAGCCCCATCACAGGCCTGGCCAAGTTTATTATCTAAACAGTGAACCAGTGTTCTGGTATGCATCGCCACCTTGCAGATAGTACACATCGCCAGATTGAAAAATCCGTGTTTAAAGATATCTCTCAGATACCTTCCGTAAAGTAACTCCCGGAACATCTTATCCAGATTAATAATCTGATGGACAAATCTTGTCCGGGGGAATTTCTCCCTGAGCCGGTCTACATTGACCTTAGTAGTATCTAACCTTATCGCTCCCAGGTGATAATATGAAAGGAGGTGTATCTCGTCACAATCTTTGGCCATTAAAGCAGCCGCATAAGTGGAATCACATCCCCCTGAATACAGGACAGCCGCTTTATTATCATTCAGTCCGGAGTTCATCTTTATCTCCTTTTCACCTTATTCCTCATTCCTCGAAGGTTTTTACCGGAAAATTCCTCTAACGTTAAAAGAGGGCATTTATGGTCTCTTTAAATCTGACCAGAATATGCGAATATTTCTTACGAGCTTTGTAAGGAAGTAATAAGGCGATGGTACAGACAGCCGAGGCAAAAAGAGCTACCACTATCTTAAGCCCCCATCTCAGTGGTTTATTTTCTATCATTTTAGGCCCTCCTGCTTGAGTTTTCTTGGTGGCCTATGGGCATTGCACCGTCGGCGTAAATTCCTGGTCGATTTGGAGTCGGGTAGGAATAAGGCTTCCAGGGTTCAAGTGAATATTAACACAAACCCACCCCTGAACCCTTGAATCCTCGAACCATGCTGAAACCGGGCAGGAACTTCCGCCAAGAGCTGTCCTATCCACTTTCCCTGCTCTGGAACCTGGGCTGAACGATAAGCCTTATAGCTGTCCGCTCCTGGTCGCCAATAGTTACATCCTGAAAAGCTGGTATGCAAATCAGGTCTATTCCACCCGGGGCCACAAAACCTCTGGCTATGGCTATGGCTTTAATAGCCTGATTAAGGGCGCCTGCCCCAATGACCTGAACTTCTACTGACCCCCTTTCCCTTACAATTCCTGCTAATGCTCCGGCAACTGAGTTTGGCTTTGAGTGCGATGACACCTTCAGGACTTGCATCATCCCCCTCCTTTTTCATATTATTGCTGTAATTATTCTGCGTTTAGGCGTTGAAGTCATTGAAACGCATAACCTAAGTTATTCTAATGAGAGTTGAATCCTCTTAATACCCGTAGCCTTGCCAGTAGATTCATCTATTTCCACGATGGCTCCACAAAACTGACCTGCCCCGTCAGCCGTCTCAAGCCTTAAGGGAAGTTGGGTAAGGAATCTCCTGATGGCGATATCCTTCTTTACCCCGATGACGGAATCAGTCGGCCCGGTCATGCCAATATCGGTAATATAGGCCGTCCCCCCAGGGAGAATCTTTTCATCCGCGGTTGGGACATGGGTATGAGTTCCGATAATCGCACTAACCTGGCCATCTAAATACCAGCCCAGGGCAATTTTTTCTGAGGTGGCTTCAGAGTGAATATCTATAACTATATTAGGGGTATGCTCCCTTAGCCGTTTTATCTCTTCTTTAGCTGTCCGAAAAGGACATTCTAACTCCTGAAGAAACACCCGGCCGGATAGATTGATCACCGCCAGTGAAAAGCCGTTCGCCAGACTAAAAAGGGCCGATCCCCGACCCGGCACACCTTTAGGATAATTAAGCGGTCTGAGCAGCCTCTCTTCTTCATCTATGATCTGATATATCTCCTTTTTGCTCCAGATATGATTTCCACCGGTTAAACAATCAACCCCATAAGAGAATATCTGACGGGCAATCTTTGGCGTAAGGCCAAAACCACCGGCTGCATTCTCTCCATTAGCCACCACGAAATCTATCTGCTCAGATTGTCTGACTTGCGGTAAAAGGTGGGAGAGCAACCTGCGACCCACCTTGCCCACCACATCTCCCACTATTAAAATCTTCAATCTTTCTCTTTATCCTCCCGTTTCCTGCTATGGCCTTGTTCATTGTTTCGGCCACTCATAACTTAATCGCGAATCGCGGATCGCGAATTGCGAATTAAAAAATAGGTAACCGTTCAGCCACAGATGCACACAGATGAAACACGGAAAATCCGTGAGCCGTGTCCGTGATTAGGGTCTGTCCTTAGGCTGTAGGGACAACCCTTGTGGTTGTCCGTCTACGGAACGGACATGGACAAGCACGGACAGGGACAAGCCCTGTCCCTACACTTCCGCCTTCTGTCCTGTGTTATTTATCCGTGCTAATTCGTGCATACCTGAACGGTTACAAAAATAGATTCGAGATTCGCGATTAACGATTCAATAAGTGGCCGAAACGATGACCTCGCCTTACTTAGCATACTTTACAAAGCGAGTTTCTCTAATGACCGTCACCTTAATTTGACCTGGGTATTCCAGCTCAACTTCAATCTTCTTGGCAATCTCCATGGCCAAAACAGCCGACTCATCATCGCTTATATCCTCACTTTGAACTATCACCCGCACCTCGCGTCCCGCCTGAATAGCATAAGCCTTCTCTACCCCCCTAAAAGAAGCCGCGATTCCCTCCAACTTTTCCAGGCGTTTGACGTATGTTTCCAGGTTCTCTCTTCGGGCGCCCGGTCGAGCCGCCGAGATGGCGTCGGCGGCCTGAATGAGCACAGCTTCAACGGTTCTGGGTGATTCTTCCATATGATGAGAGGCAATAGCATTAACGATGGTCTTTGACTCACCCAATTTTCTGGCTATATCTGCCCCGATAAGGGCATGGGGGCCTTCTACTTCAGCATCAATGGCCTTGCCTAAATCATGAAGCAAACCCGCCCGTTTAACCAGGGCCACATTAGCCCCTAACTCAGAAGCCATAAGAGTCCCCAGCCTGGCCACTTCCTTGGAATGGGCCAGGACATTCTGTCCAAAGCTGGTTCTATATCTAAGCTTACCCAAAAGACGAATAGACTCAGCCGGAAGGCCCTGAACCCCCATATCAATGGCCGCCTGTTCACCCTCTTCTTTAATGCTTCGTTCGATATCTTCCTTGGCTTTGGCCACTACCTCTTCAATCCTGGTCGGATGAATTCGGCCATCGGAGATCAATTTCTCTAAGGCCACCTTGGCTATTTCCCGCCGGATAGTATCAAAACCGGAAAGGATAACCGCCTCAGGGGTATCATCGATGATAAGATCAACACCGGTTAAGGTCTCCAAGGTGCGAATATTCCTGCCTTCTCGGCCGATAATTCGCCCCTTCATCTCGTCAGAGGGCAGAGAAACCACTGAGACAGTGCTTTCCATCGTGTGCTCAGCCGCACACCGCTGGATAGCCTGAGTAATTATTTCTCGCGCCTTTCTATCACCTGTTTCTCTGGCCTCTTCTTCAATCTGACGGATAAGTTTAGCCGCCTCATGTCGGCTCTCCACCTCAATGTTTCTTAAAAGAATCCTCTTGGCGTCCTCAGTAGATAATCCGGATATTTGCTCTAACTGTTTTCGCTGTTCTTCCCGAAGTTGCTTGACCTCTTCTTCTTGTTTGGCTAAGTCTTGCTCCTGCTTGAGCACCGCCTTCTGTTTCTTGGATAGATCTTCTATTTTTCGATCAATATTTTCTTCCTTTTGGAGAAGACGAGACTCTAATCGTTGAGTTTCACCCCGGCGCGATCTAGTCTCCCGTTCAAACTCCGTTCGCTCACGGTATATCTCCTCTTTAGCTTCAAGGAGCGCTTCCTTCTTTATGGCTTCTCCTTTCTCTTTACTTTCGGCGATGATCTGTTCGGCTATTTTCTCCGCCTGACCAATCTTGATCTTGGTGATATATTTTCGATAGAAATAACCAAAAGTAATGCCACTTATAAGAGAAAAGAGAATAACTATTACAAAAAATGGATAATTGTCTATAGCTTTCACCTCCTTACCCTATAAAATTTTCTTTAAAATCAGCTCGTTCTATCTCGACAGTTAAAAGTTCTGGCTCAACGTGGATTCGAGAGGTAAACGCCCTCAGGTATCAGGTGTCAGGCATCACTGGTTAGCTCACTGTTGACGGCTGACACCTGATACCTGAACACTTACAATATTACCCCACGAATTCACGTTGACCCAAAGTTCTACACAAGTCATTGGTATTGTGGGCTTTTGCAGGCCTGATCGCCTTTTGAGGCAAGCGCCTTATTTTGAAGGGGTTAGGCTTGGAAGCGCACGAGAACTTTTAACTCTCGAGTTCTATTTTATACCTATTAAATGGATATGTCAAGATATAAAAATAAAAAGTTTGACCTTTTCTTTTTTTTGTGGTATAATGATGGCGTTTTAATCTTGGAACCAGTTTGATTTCAAAAAGTTGCAGTAACTACTCAGCCCTCATTTGAAACACAGATGGTTCTTTGGTATTTGCCGTGGTGCGTGTGATGTTAAGCCTGCATATTGTGGACAAGCCGCCTGCTACTGCAATATGTTGTGTGGCTACAAGGTCACTGAGGGCAATACCACGGGAAATACCAAAGAGCCACACAGATTACACAGATTATCCAGAGGGCCCATCTGTGTTTCTCTTTTTGTCCGGCTGAGTAATGACGAGTGGCC contains these protein-coding regions:
- the rny gene encoding ribonuclease Y — protein: MKAIDNYPFFVIVILFSLISGITFGYFYRKYITKIKIGQAEKIAEQIIAESKEKGEAIKKEALLEAKEEIYRERTEFERETRSRRGETQRLESRLLQKEENIDRKIEDLSKKQKAVLKQEQDLAKQEEEVKQLREEQRKQLEQISGLSTEDAKRILLRNIEVESRHEAAKLIRQIEEEARETGDRKAREIITQAIQRCAAEHTMESTVSVVSLPSDEMKGRIIGREGRNIRTLETLTGVDLIIDDTPEAVILSGFDTIRREIAKVALEKLISDGRIHPTRIEEVVAKAKEDIERSIKEEGEQAAIDMGVQGLPAESIRLLGKLRYRTSFGQNVLAHSKEVARLGTLMASELGANVALVKRAGLLHDLGKAIDAEVEGPHALIGADIARKLGESKTIVNAIASHHMEESPRTVEAVLIQAADAISAARPGARRENLETYVKRLEKLEGIAASFRGVEKAYAIQAGREVRVIVQSEDISDDESAVLAMEIAKKIEVELEYPGQIKVTVIRETRFVKYAK
- a CDS encoding TIGR00282 family metallophosphoesterase, translated to MKILIVGDVVGKVGRRLLSHLLPQVRQSEQIDFVVANGENAAGGFGLTPKIARQIFSYGVDCLTGGNHIWSKKEIYQIIDEEERLLRPLNYPKGVPGRGSALFSLANGFSLAVINLSGRVFLQELECPFRTAKEEIKRLREHTPNIVIDIHSEATSEKIALGWYLDGQVSAIIGTHTHVPTADEKILPGGTAYITDIGMTGPTDSVIGVKKDIAIRRFLTQLPLRLETADGAGQFCGAIVEIDESTGKATGIKRIQLSLE
- a CDS encoding stage V sporulation protein S, with amino-acid sequence MQVLKVSSHSKPNSVAGALAGIVRERGSVEVQVIGAGALNQAIKAIAIARGFVAPGGIDLICIPAFQDVTIGDQERTAIRLIVQPRFQSRESG
- a CDS encoding polysaccharide deacetylase family protein, coding for MYLIRKPPSAIRRWIRDVFKITWSACLFYSGALFLLQFIYSRLSRERKVFVLKYHRISNFKKGEEAFPFEVGVRVKDFERQIRYLSQRHQIISLKEAATCLKGEGGLPPLSVVITFDDGYEDVFTLAYPILQEYGAKATVFINPSYTGPRVITWRDELAEIVRRAGLSEINQEAANPAYPKEVREILTQAKLETFSQRIELLQNLMSLLKRLDDKEAKAVVNNLSQRIDWRQGNWERSLPVSWEQVAEMDTGGIEFGAHTLTHPPLTRIDPKQARYEITASKEEIEQKLGKPVAVFCYPFGDFNEEVKEMVKEAGFICACSSVYGVVDRSSDPYALERIGMESKFDAPAGRFSRAIFAVEMSGLADILFFRRF